Below is a genomic region from Desulfobacter sp..
CAGACTGCCCGATAAGGCTCTTGGCCACCATTGGGTCGTTGCCCAGGGTGTCAGCCTCTTTTATGCATTTTTCATAAAGAAAAAACGCCTGGGAAAAATCAGATTTCTTTTTTAAGATCGTGGCCTGATCCCACAAAAGGCTTAAAACAGAAGCGTCATCTTGAATTTCCTGGCATAGCTTCAAAGCCTTTGCTGAAAATTCAAGGGCCTTGTCAAAATCTCCGGCACTGTCAAAAACAGCTGATTTTATGGCCCAGAGATGCTGAATCATGTATTTGTTTTCCAGAGCCGTGGCAATCTCCAAAGCCTCATCAACTTTTGCCAAGGCCCTCTGGGTTTGAATCCTGGCCGCAAGTATATCGGCCTGGTGCCCCAGCACACGGGACAGGTTATCCTTGTCATTGAGATCCCGGCAGAGAGCCTCGGCATTCTCAAGTTCACCCTCGGCCTTTATAAATTGATTTTTCCGTTTATAAATATTTGTCTTCTCAATCAGGCTTGGAATCAGGTCCCGGGCATTGCCTTGGTGAATTGAAAGCCCCATAAGACAATCCTGGAGTTCCCCGGATTCATCTGGATATCCCAGGTTAAGAAAAAGGCGGGCAAGCCTGTGCAGATACCGTCTATGGAATTTGGGATGCTCAAAAACAGAGGCAAAGACCAATCTTAAATTAATGGGCTGATTCTTTTTAAGCGCTGTCCAATACCGGTACAGATCAAACTCATTAAATGCAAAGGCTGCCATGAAAAAATCAAGATCTTTTAAAAGATGCGCCAGCTTATCCCTGTTCTTGGCACACATCAGCTGCCAGGGATATTCCTCAATTCTCCGGCTGCCAAAGCTAACCTGCCCAAAATACCGGGCAAGGCATGAATGAACATCACCAGCCGCTTGGGGGCGGGTCAAATATTTTTCCTGAACAGCCTTTGAAAAATATTCATGGGAAAAATGTATATATCCGGAACTATTTACCAAAAAATTCCGGCATGCCAAAAAAAGCTGGGCCCAATAAAATTGAGGCAGGGGGCGGTCAAAAGTCTTGCCTGTCAGGCCAAGCAGTTCCGACTCCAAAAGCCCCCGCCGGGATGCCCATATAAAGGACATGATCTTTCTCACAAGACCTGGATTTTCTTTTTCATAGTCCTGCTCATACCGTGAGAGCACATATTTAAAAAGCTCAACAGGTGTTTTTGCCTCAAGGTAAGCCTCTATTTTACGGCCAAGGGTTTTATGATCTCCATGGAGACGAATTTCTTCTAAAAGGGTTCGCATGTATACCGGTAGCCATGCCTGGGGACTTTTAATAATTTTCTTTTTATTTTTCCGGTCCAGTTTTTTACGGTAGAGTTTTAAATAATCATCAATGAATTGTTTACATTCTTTTTCGCTTTCAAGGGGATAAATGACCATCTGTTCATATTTTTTTGCCGCTATATTTTTTTCAATGTCCCCAAAAGTGCAGGAAGTGACCAGATGAACATGGGCCGGCAGGGCATCTGGTATCCAGAACAACCCTTTGGAAGGGCGCATTCCCATTTTCCCGGTTTTAAAAAGGCCTGTCTTTTAGAGCAAAAAGAATGATATCCTCTGTTGCGCTGAAATGAACATAAATGGATTGTGCTAATGAAGAAAGCTGAAGATTGTAATACTGTTGATGAAGTCCTTGCATGCCTCAAAGAACTGGAAGAAGATCCAAATCGCTTGGTTCGTAACGCTAACGAATTAGAACAGATGGAGCAGGAAATCCTTGAGTATACAAATCGGATAAGCGCCTTTTTTTTAAAAAAAAGATCCTGGCCTCAGTAGATTCCTCTGAACAGGTCGACCAAGAAAAAAAATTGATGTCCAATTGGCCGGGACGGATGAAAAGCGAAGGGCTTGAGACCGTTTGGATTCAGCTTTGTACAGATAGTTCGGTTGATATTCATGTTCGATACTATCGAAGGTCCTGTGACCGCCGAAAAGGAAAAAGATATAAAGGTGCATACGCTGGCTTAATCCTTCTTGGAATCCATGATCGCTGCTCGCCTGCTTTGGCTTCTATGATGAGTTCTTGGTCAGCCTTATTAAGTTCTTTTGAAGAAGTCCGTCAAGTGCTTTGTGACCGTGGGATGACGTTGGGTATAAAGGTCATCCGTAAACTGACCTATCGGTACGCATAGCGGGCTCGAGCCGAACAACAAGCGGGCCGAATCCCATTAAATGATAGAGATTTACTTGAAGGGCGGCGAGTCGTTATCAGCACTGATGGTGGCCGCACTCGGCTCAGAGAGAAGAAAAGGGGACCAAAAACCCAAAAGGATAGAACCCGATTTCGTGGGGCATGGCGAGAACCCAAGCTTTTGATCATTTATGTAGTGGACGCCCATGGAAAACAAGAAAAAAGCTTTTCACCATTTATTGATGGCTGTTTCAATGGACCGGATGGTGTATTCCACTTGTTAAAGGGTTATTTGAACTCCCTTCATATTCAGAACTCAGACAAAATACTGTTTGTTGCAGATGGGGCACATTGGATTTGGAATCGAATCCCCGGACTGCTAAAAGCATTGGGTTTGGCTCCTGAGCGTGTGTATGAACTTCTCGATTTCTACCATGCAGTTGAGCATCTGGGTACAGTAGCAGGCTTAAGGAAGACCTGGTCATCCAAGGAACGCAAACGCTGGGTATCGAAGCAGCGAGGTCTTCTGCTGAAGGGAAAGGCGATTGAGGTGGTACAGGCCGTCCAGAAGCTTTGTAGAGGCAGAAACAGTAAGGCTATCAAGACGGAACGGGATTATTTTGTGCGCAATGAACTGAGGCTTAATTTCTCAACTGTAAAAGCGTTGAACTTACCTATTGGCAGCGGTGCTATTGAAAGTTCGATTCGGAGAGTCGTGAATTTACGTCTTAAAGGTCCATGCATCTTTTGGTATCGGGAGAATGCAGAAAAAATGATTATGCTGCGATCATTTTATAAAGCAGGGCGTTGGAACTGCCTGAAGCAGATGGCAAACATGCACAATCCAGTGCCAGCGGTATAACCGGGAAAATGGGAATGCGCCCCTTTGGAAAGGCCTTGGGCAGAAAGCGTATTAAGCGAATCAATCAGGATGACAACTCGAAAGGTTTTGGGAATCTTTTCCAAAACCCTTTGAAAGATCAGGTGAATATCTTTTAAATCCTGGGGCAGATCAACGGATAAATGATACCGGCCCGCAAGTTCATGGATAAACCGTTTTAATATCTGCTTATAATCGCTGCTCCGGCTTGAGGCCCCGACAAAATGGGTCAGCCATATCGTCCCTGGATATTTTGCCGGGGCCCGGGATACCCAGGCAGCCAAAAATGCGGATTTGCCCACCCCGGATTCACCCGAGATATTGATAAACGGATTTTCCTGGTCAATGAGTGCATTTAACTGCTCAAAATATTTTTCCCCGCCAATATAAATCTCTGACTTTTGGATACAAAAAGTCTCTTGGGCAATGGCTTCAAGAGTGTGTTCACTCAAATTTTCTTCATCTTCAGGAAACTTGGCATTGATTATGGAAATTAAATCCTTTTCAACAAGCGCTCCTAATTCCCGTAGGGATTTAAAATTTTCCCGAACCTTAAAACCGCTTTTCCTGATCTGATGCTTTAGTTGGGCAAGCTGCTTTTTTTTTTGACTGGATTGATTGACCGCCTTTTTAAGGCCCAGCCTTTGGATATCTTCAGGGGAAGGCCGTTCCTCATAACGACTGCGTTCCTGCTCAGGAAGGCTGTTGAGAACATCGGGGTCCCGAAAATAAAAAAAGGCATGTTCCGCCATATGGGGATCATTTAAAACCCCGTGGAGAATTTCAAGTTCGGTTACAGACTTGTGCCTGTGTTTTTTGACCCATTTTTCCTGGTCAACCACCTGTTTTGGAATCTGGTCAGGCACCCAGCCGTACCGTTCCCCCAACAATCCTATAAAATAGGGGCGGCAATGGTTGATTTCCTCCAGACAGATGGGCAGCACCCGCCCCTGGCGGCTTTCCTCTTCCGTGATTCCCCAGCGCAGATCAACCTCTTTAAAAGAAACAGATCGTTTTTCGCAAAGGGCTTTGAGTTTCAAAAAACTGTTTTTCAACAGATAATCCCTTTCTTTTTGCATATCAAGAAAGGTGGAGGATATAAAAACCCGGATTTCTCTGTTTTGTCTGGTGTTTTTTAATCTGATTTCCATGTTCAATCCGCTTGCCGGTGACCAAAAACATTTTTTTCCGAACCTATAAAAAAAGCAGATCTCCAAATCTCTTATGGGACATGGGGGTTGGTTCAATTTTGCAATGTTTTAAACTCATCCCATGTGCTGCGATATTTTTGTAACCGGGACAAATCTTAGTCCCTTATTTTTTTTAAATCTTCTGATATCCATATTGCCCTCAAGGTCTGCCAGTTTCGCTTTAACGGCCAGGGCATTTTCTTTGACTTTTGACATGCTCTGTTCATAGATTTCCTGACCCTGGCTCCGTGTCTGGCAAAAGATTGCATCCAAAATGTTCTTGATAAACCCGAGCCGGGCCAATTCATCAAGGGTGAATTGGGAATCCTCAACAGCATCATGAAAAACCGCTGCAATCATCTCTTCTTGGCTGTCCATTTTCATCATTACCCGCAGGGGATGATGAATATATTCCCAGCCGGAACCATCCTTTGGGAAACCTAGTATCCCAATCATTTTTCCATTGCCCTGTTTGCAAAACAAATCATTTAAAAATAAACATTGATTCGCAAAAAGATAAACAGACTTATAGTATTGCAAAGGATTTCATGTCAACAATATGGGAGAGATAAAAAAAATATTTTTCAAGTGATCAATAAAACAAAAGGCAAACCCAGAAGGCCCGCCAGGGAACAGGCAGGGAAACAAAAAAGGGGAATCAGGTCATGACAATATGAATTGACAATAATTGATAGATCCTGTTACACTTAACATCTCTTCTCTGAGATTCAATTGAGACAGACATTTTTCTTATCCCCATTGCTGCTGGCCATACTTTTTTTACACTATTTTATTAAAAAGGAGGCAATATGGCAGTTTCCATTATTATCAAACGTTCTGTAAAGAATCAGGACATCGCATCCCAACTGGCGCCCTTTATTGTTCAGATGAGGTCCAGGGCTGCGGTACAGCCGGGGTTTATCACCGGCCAGACCTTTTCATGCCTGGACTGCCAGGGGGAATATCTGGTCATCAGTACCTGGAACACTCTGGAAGACTGGAACAAATGGATGCACAGCCAAGAACGGAAAAACATCCAGAACCAGGTGGATGAACTTCTAGGCGAAAAAACCGTTTACCGGTATTATGAACCTGTGGTAGGGGGAATTCCCCCAAGGTTTCAAGAGGAATACCCGGCCGGATCATAGGATGACCCCCAAATCCGGCCCGGAAATCAAGGATATTTTGGGATCACTGATTTTCTTGAGCAGCGCATCCTTTGCCTGAGCCTGTTTCATCCCCCTGAGTCTCAAGCCCCAGATGGGTCCTGACCTTGCAGATGTCATTGCCTTCCACCACCCAGGACCCGTCAGAGGCTACAACCAGGGGAACAAAGGAGATCTGTGCCAATTTGAACAGATCATTGGTTTTTTTGATCAATTCATCGGCCTTTTCGCAGATGGCCATGGCATTTTCCCCGGTCATCCCCTGATAATCCTCATATGAATAATCATTGCAGATGGCATGGGCAGCCATGTCCCGGCTTT
It encodes:
- a CDS encoding tetratricopeptide repeat protein, coding for MRPSKGLFWIPDALPAHVHLVTSCTFGDIEKNIAAKKYEQMVIYPLESEKECKQFIDDYLKLYRKKLDRKNKKKIIKSPQAWLPVYMRTLLEEIRLHGDHKTLGRKIEAYLEAKTPVELFKYVLSRYEQDYEKENPGLVRKIMSFIWASRRGLLESELLGLTGKTFDRPLPQFYWAQLFLACRNFLVNSSGYIHFSHEYFSKAVQEKYLTRPQAAGDVHSCLARYFGQVSFGSRRIEEYPWQLMCAKNRDKLAHLLKDLDFFMAAFAFNEFDLYRYWTALKKNQPINLRLVFASVFEHPKFHRRYLHRLARLFLNLGYPDESGELQDCLMGLSIHQGNARDLIPSLIEKTNIYKRKNQFIKAEGELENAEALCRDLNDKDNLSRVLGHQADILAARIQTQRALAKVDEALEIATALENKYMIQHLWAIKSAVFDSAGDFDKALEFSAKALKLCQEIQDDASVLSLLWDQATILKKKSDFSQAFFLYEKCIKEADTLGNDPMVAKSLIGQSDLLVFQGKLGPAQKILDRALSLSDRTKDWQNMADALVKKSGILQNQGHLDQALTLLETAQDLYAGNGLKKDIVSCYNARSLILNAQHRYEESLGLLEKAEFICRELGLNDGLQTVIGNKAMIFRAFKRFDEALALYREKERICRQTGNKKSLAICLGNMGNIYYELKDCEKAIELNRQKAEIAYEIGNLKSYANALGNQAGILIESGRKDHALEISREHEKICTQINDPKGLCQSLTNKTLIYFQFKKFGPALENCNRALITLEKYPSPPGARQFLQKIKADIEQEI
- a CDS encoding DUF4062 domain-containing protein — its product is MEIRLKNTRQNREIRVFISSTFLDMQKERDYLLKNSFLKLKALCEKRSVSFKEVDLRWGITEEESRQGRVLPICLEEINHCRPYFIGLLGERYGWVPDQIPKQVVDQEKWVKKHRHKSVTELEILHGVLNDPHMAEHAFFYFRDPDVLNSLPEQERSRYEERPSPEDIQRLGLKKAVNQSSQKKKQLAQLKHQIRKSGFKVRENFKSLRELGALVEKDLISIINAKFPEDEENLSEHTLEAIAQETFCIQKSEIYIGGEKYFEQLNALIDQENPFINISGESGVGKSAFLAAWVSRAPAKYPGTIWLTHFVGASSRSSDYKQILKRFIHELAGRYHLSVDLPQDLKDIHLIFQRVLEKIPKTFRVVILIDSLNTLSAQGLSKGAHSHFPGYTAGTGLCMFAICFRQFQRPAL
- a CDS encoding GTP pyrophosphokinase, producing the protein MIGILGFPKDGSGWEYIHHPLRVMMKMDSQEEMIAAVFHDAVEDSQFTLDELARLGFIKNILDAIFCQTRSQGQEIYEQSMSKVKENALAVKAKLADLEGNMDIRRFKKNKGLRFVPVTKISQHMG
- a CDS encoding antibiotic biosynthesis monooxygenase; the encoded protein is MAVSIIIKRSVKNQDIASQLAPFIVQMRSRAAVQPGFITGQTFSCLDCQGEYLVISTWNTLEDWNKWMHSQERKNIQNQVDELLGEKTVYRYYEPVVGGIPPRFQEEYPAGS